One Candidatus Obscuribacterales bacterium genomic window carries:
- a CDS encoding response regulator transcription factor codes for MAKILIVEDDTDIATIVSRWLQHENHLVEISKDGEDASVKLKLNQYDLVILDWMLPKITGVELCQKFRTSGGTTPILLLTAKSTIENKEAGLDSGADDYLTKPFDLKELSARVRALLRRAGAISTKTLKIGDLSLDAEMHQVFVGDTPISLNPKEFALLEFLMRHPNKIFSGEALLSRVWQSDAMASTDTVRAHIKNLRKKIDQPGKTSPISTVHGLGYKIEP; via the coding sequence ATGGCTAAAATTCTTATAGTTGAAGATGATACAGATATCGCCACTATTGTTTCGCGTTGGCTTCAGCATGAAAATCACCTCGTCGAAATCAGCAAGGACGGCGAAGATGCTTCCGTCAAGTTGAAATTGAATCAATATGATCTGGTTATTCTCGATTGGATGCTACCCAAAATAACTGGTGTTGAATTGTGCCAAAAATTTCGCACTAGCGGAGGCACTACGCCTATTTTGCTTCTGACGGCTAAAAGCACAATAGAAAACAAAGAAGCCGGATTGGACTCAGGCGCTGATGATTATCTAACCAAGCCATTTGATTTAAAGGAATTATCCGCGCGTGTAAGAGCGCTTTTGCGGCGTGCAGGCGCCATATCCACCAAGACATTAAAGATAGGCGACTTGAGTTTGGATGCTGAAATGCATCAAGTCTTTGTCGGCGATACTCCCATCAGCCTAAATCCCAAGGAATTTGCTCTTTTAGAATTCCTCATGCGCCATCCCAACAAGATATTTTCCGGGGAAGCATTATTGAGCCGGGTCTGGCAATCGGATGCGATGGCATCGACAGATACCGTACGCGCACACATCAAAAACTTACGCAAAAAGATTGACCAACCCGGCAAAACCTCGCCTATTTCTACCGTTCACGGCTTGGGCTACAAAATCGAACCTTAA